The Actinocatenispora sera genome has a window encoding:
- a CDS encoding bifunctional DNA primase/polymerase, with the protein MTHPTSRYHRPARAAAGRGWPVFVLGRTKRPVANCPQCHDAGPGHDREACGCLTCHGFYAATTDPHRIAAMLSAVPAGLLAIRTGAAAGLVVVDIDPQHGGQLDRSVMVPTYTVATGSGGWHLYYAHPGHPVTSRPMPDRPGVDIKADGGYVVAPPSVHPVTRRPYRTVHDGPVVEMPPRLAAIVDRPTAPAPPQPAHRPTTPIVPHVGGGGISSPAALLASNLRRITTAPVGRRRTTLYGVARGVARIVAAGALDTGTAVAELTDAGRAAEQTDRDIRAAITGGFRDENVPLPADTIGGAA; encoded by the coding sequence ATGACCCACCCGACGAGCCGCTATCACCGGCCGGCACGGGCCGCCGCCGGGCGCGGCTGGCCGGTGTTCGTGCTGGGCCGCACCAAACGGCCCGTGGCCAACTGTCCACAGTGTCACGACGCCGGACCCGGACACGACCGCGAAGCGTGTGGTTGCCTGACGTGCCACGGGTTCTACGCCGCCACCACCGACCCGCACCGCATCGCCGCCATGCTGTCCGCCGTCCCCGCCGGGCTGCTGGCCATCCGGACCGGGGCGGCGGCCGGGCTGGTGGTGGTCGACATCGACCCCCAGCACGGCGGGCAGCTCGATCGGTCGGTGATGGTGCCCACCTACACCGTCGCGACCGGCTCCGGAGGCTGGCACCTGTACTACGCCCACCCCGGCCACCCGGTGACCTCCCGGCCGATGCCCGACCGGCCCGGCGTCGACATCAAGGCAGACGGCGGGTACGTGGTCGCCCCGCCATCGGTCCACCCGGTCACCCGCCGCCCGTACCGCACGGTGCACGACGGGCCGGTCGTGGAGATGCCCCCGCGCCTGGCGGCCATCGTGGACCGGCCGACCGCGCCCGCACCGCCCCAGCCCGCACACCGCCCAACCACACCGATCGTTCCGCATGTCGGGGGCGGGGGCATCTCATCACCCGCCGCGCTGCTGGCGAGCAACCTGCGGCGCATCACCACCGCCCCGGTCGGCCGCCGCCGCACCACGCTGTACGGCGTCGCGCGCGGCGTGGCCCGCATCGTGGCGGCCGGCGCGCTCGACACCGGCACCGCCGTAGCCGAGCTGACCGACGCCGGTCGCGCCGCCGAACAGACCGACCGCGACATCCGCGCCGCCATCACCGGCGGGTTCCGCGACGAGAACGTACCCCTGCCCGCCGACACCATCGGAGGCGCCGCATGA
- a CDS encoding aminoglycoside 3'-phosphotransferase, with product MWERVTVGLSGAVVERRGDVYRKRSTDPRHDLVGEGERLNWLRQQGFPAAEVLECRPGLLVTAALPGRSAADDWPATARPSIVDGLADLTRELHALPVAACPFDRRLAVTVPEALVPEVDPAGLAAEVDPGGLAAEGTRASRARLTAELLATRPATEDPVVCHGDLCVPNVLFDPDTYRPTGVIDVGRLGVADRWCDLAIATRSLTAADLNPQYGPWAAARFLARYGIAADAARIAFYRLLDEFA from the coding sequence GTGTGGGAACGGGTGACGGTGGGGCTGTCGGGTGCCGTGGTCGAGCGGCGCGGCGACGTGTACCGGAAGCGCTCGACCGATCCGCGGCACGATCTGGTCGGCGAGGGCGAGCGGCTCAACTGGTTGCGGCAGCAGGGATTCCCCGCCGCCGAGGTACTGGAGTGCCGGCCCGGGCTGCTGGTGACCGCGGCGTTGCCGGGGCGCTCGGCGGCCGACGACTGGCCGGCCACGGCCAGGCCGTCCATCGTCGACGGGCTGGCCGACCTGACCCGGGAGCTGCACGCGTTGCCGGTCGCGGCGTGCCCGTTCGATCGCCGGCTCGCCGTCACGGTGCCCGAGGCGCTCGTCCCGGAGGTCGACCCGGCCGGCCTCGCCGCGGAGGTCGACCCGGGCGGCCTCGCCGCGGAAGGTACCCGTGCGTCCCGGGCACGGCTGACCGCGGAACTGCTGGCCACTCGCCCGGCCACCGAGGATCCGGTGGTCTGCCACGGTGACCTGTGCGTGCCGAACGTGCTGTTCGACCCGGACACGTACCGGCCGACCGGGGTGATCGACGTGGGCCGGCTGGGCGTCGCGGACCGCTGGTGCGATCTTGCCATCGCGACCCGCTCGCTGACCGCCGCCGACCTCAACCCGCAGTACGGGCCGTGGGCCGCCGCGCGGTTCCTGGCTCGCTACGGCATCGCGGCCGACGCGGCCCGGATCGCGTTCTACCGCCTGCTCGACGAGTTCGCCTGA
- a CDS encoding class I SAM-dependent methyltransferase codes for MTESFDAVAYNRAAWDREVANGNEWTRPAGREVIDRARAGDWSVVLIGYRSVPRGWFPAELSGVEVLCLASGGGQQGPVLAAAGAAVTVLDNSPRQLDRDREVATRDGLAVRTVLGDMRDLSAFPDASFDVVFNPVSTVFCPELAPVWRDSFRVLRPGGILMTGFLNPDVFIFDVEALDERGELVVRHPLPFSSLDLPDDERERSYGTGPIEYSHSLAEQIGGQLAAGFTLTHFDEAPHHADATARYLPGYFATRAVRP; via the coding sequence GTGACGGAGAGCTTCGATGCTGTGGCGTACAACCGTGCTGCGTGGGATCGCGAGGTGGCGAACGGGAACGAGTGGACCCGGCCGGCCGGGCGGGAGGTCATCGACCGGGCCCGGGCCGGCGACTGGTCCGTCGTCCTGATCGGGTACCGGTCGGTGCCACGCGGCTGGTTTCCGGCCGAACTGTCCGGCGTCGAGGTGCTGTGCCTGGCTTCCGGCGGAGGGCAGCAGGGGCCGGTGCTCGCGGCGGCGGGTGCGGCCGTGACGGTGCTGGACAACTCGCCGCGGCAGCTGGACCGCGACCGGGAGGTCGCCACCCGCGACGGGCTGGCCGTCCGTACGGTGCTCGGCGACATGCGCGATCTGAGCGCGTTCCCCGATGCCAGCTTCGATGTCGTCTTCAATCCGGTGTCCACCGTCTTCTGCCCCGAGCTTGCGCCGGTCTGGCGGGACTCGTTCCGGGTGCTGCGCCCGGGCGGGATCCTGATGACGGGGTTCCTGAACCCCGACGTCTTCATCTTCGACGTCGAGGCGTTGGACGAGCGGGGTGAGCTCGTCGTGCGACACCCGCTGCCGTTCAGCAGCCTCGATCTTCCGGACGACGAACGGGAGCGCTCGTACGGGACCGGCCCGATCGAGTACAGCCACTCGCTCGCCGAGCAGATCGGCGGGCAGCTCGCGGCCGGCTTCACCCTGACGCACTTCGACGAGGCCCCGCACCACGCGGACGCCACCGCCCGGTATCTGCCCGGGTACTTCGCCACCCGGGCCGTCAGGCCGTAA
- a CDS encoding site-specific integrase, whose protein sequence is MKGHVYKRGKTYTYMFDGQPDPLTGDRKQISKGGWKTETIAWQKCREAMQQVESGKYAEPSKRTVEEFLVSQWLPVVRRTVAASTWASWRHYTTSNVVPAIGKVRMQDLTAVRLHALYEHLLTTGRVKRTADEAMFGYWTARQKKGEEPKPREVMQACGVTIHAARAAVRRYRAGRTPKAVNPGLDPKTVRNIHAMLHKALTDALAWHYVTENVAASVKPPRVPKRRRPVWTPKQLGTFLAYARTDRFYALYLVVATTGMRRAEVCGLTWSAVDIEAGHLAVDPGSPRVVVDGRAETSDGKTDNAPRLLSLDKVTVDALREWRTVQRSERPFYDEEYDGTDLLFTWEDGRPIHPDVVRQRFHRMAAACGLPRIRLHDVRHSYATAALKAGVHPAVVSRRLGHASEAFTMSVYTHVLPGMDRDAADTIANLILPPDEAPEPAADEAG, encoded by the coding sequence ATGAAAGGCCACGTCTACAAGCGCGGCAAGACGTACACGTACATGTTCGATGGCCAGCCTGACCCGCTCACCGGTGACCGCAAGCAGATCAGCAAAGGCGGGTGGAAGACAGAGACTATCGCCTGGCAGAAGTGCCGCGAGGCGATGCAGCAAGTGGAGTCCGGGAAGTACGCCGAACCGTCAAAGCGAACCGTCGAGGAATTCCTTGTGTCGCAATGGCTTCCGGTCGTACGCCGGACGGTCGCGGCGTCGACGTGGGCGAGCTGGCGTCACTACACGACTTCCAACGTGGTTCCCGCCATTGGAAAGGTCCGGATGCAGGATCTCACCGCGGTTCGGTTGCACGCGCTGTACGAGCACCTGTTGACCACCGGCCGTGTGAAGCGCACCGCCGACGAGGCGATGTTCGGCTACTGGACCGCCCGCCAGAAGAAAGGCGAGGAACCGAAGCCGCGGGAGGTGATGCAGGCGTGCGGCGTGACGATTCACGCGGCACGAGCAGCCGTTCGCCGGTACCGTGCCGGCCGCACACCGAAAGCGGTAAACCCTGGGCTCGATCCGAAGACCGTTCGGAACATTCACGCCATGCTGCACAAGGCGTTGACGGATGCCCTCGCCTGGCACTACGTCACCGAGAATGTAGCCGCGAGTGTGAAGCCGCCGCGAGTGCCGAAACGGCGCCGGCCGGTCTGGACACCAAAGCAGCTCGGCACGTTCCTCGCGTACGCCCGTACGGACCGGTTCTACGCGCTGTATCTCGTCGTCGCAACAACTGGAATGCGGCGGGCGGAAGTGTGCGGGCTGACGTGGTCGGCGGTCGATATCGAGGCCGGGCACCTGGCGGTCGATCCCGGATCGCCGCGGGTGGTGGTCGACGGTCGCGCGGAGACCAGCGACGGCAAGACGGACAACGCGCCCCGGCTGCTCTCGCTCGACAAGGTGACCGTTGACGCGCTACGCGAGTGGCGGACCGTTCAGCGTTCCGAGCGCCCGTTCTACGACGAGGAGTACGACGGCACCGACCTCCTATTCACGTGGGAGGACGGGCGGCCGATTCACCCCGACGTGGTGCGGCAGCGGTTCCACCGGATGGCCGCCGCGTGCGGACTGCCGAGGATCCGACTGCACGACGTGCGGCACAGCTACGCCACGGCGGCGCTCAAGGCCGGCGTACACCCGGCCGTGGTGAGCCGCCGGCTCGGTCACGCGTCCGAGGCGTTCACGATGTCGGTCTACACGCACGTCCTGCCTGGCATGGATCGTGATGCAGCCGACACCATCGCGAACCTGATCCTGCCGCCCGACGAGGCGCCTGAGCCGGCCGCCGACGAGGCCGGTTAG
- a CDS encoding GNAT family N-acetyltransferase yields the protein MADGSTPVVRIRRSDDIKGCAAVLREVYATDGYPVEGVTDAEGWLFPDGLLEAWVAVDSSQILGHAAICEPRGEDAAEMLIEQTGINESEIAVVARLFVAPAARGRSLGQALAAAAMEYATAHDLRVVFDVMTKDRAAIRLYERLGCIRLGTAVHKFGEGQEVEAYCYVAPGAMPSTR from the coding sequence ATGGCTGACGGCTCCACTCCCGTAGTCCGTATTCGCCGTAGCGATGACATCAAGGGATGCGCGGCGGTGTTGCGTGAGGTCTACGCAACCGATGGTTACCCGGTAGAGGGGGTGACGGACGCTGAGGGCTGGCTATTCCCTGACGGCTTGCTTGAGGCATGGGTAGCGGTCGACTCCAGCCAGATTCTCGGACACGCTGCGATCTGCGAACCGCGCGGTGAGGATGCGGCAGAAATGCTCATCGAACAGACCGGGATCAACGAGAGTGAAATCGCCGTGGTCGCGCGGTTGTTCGTCGCTCCCGCAGCGCGTGGCCGGTCTCTTGGGCAGGCACTTGCGGCGGCCGCAATGGAGTACGCCACAGCGCACGATCTGCGAGTCGTCTTCGACGTGATGACCAAGGATCGTGCTGCAATTCGACTCTACGAACGCCTCGGGTGTATCCGGCTCGGTACCGCGGTTCACAAGTTCGGCGAGGGCCAAGAAGTGGAGGCGTACTGCTACGTGGCGCCGGGAGCCATGCCGAGCACGCGGTGA
- a CDS encoding AAA family ATPase: protein MLPAHPGEPGLTQTRPPLEPAPDPDAVPRAMPRLVRLADVTPERITWLWPGYLAAGKLHVIDGDPGTGKSTMTTDLAARITTGKPWPDGQPGTGPAGVVLLSAEDDPADTIRPRLDAAGADPARVVALTSVTEWDARDAGWVDRLVTLPDDAGMVADAIAAVGAALVVVDPLMAYLGEKVNEYQDKDVRRALTPLIKTAEKTGCAIVLVRHFTKGGGPSPIYRGGGSIGIIGAARLGYAVAKDPRDEGRVIVAPTKANIAVMPPALAYRLVDAPDHGCARIEWDGTVDYTAADLLREPGESETGPARSKAAEWLVGFLREQGGEAATADVQAGAEAAGIAWRTVQRARKSAGVDADRSGFGGGAVWRLAADDTGRALSRGANGANGISAGHSVDAVGANGGANGGANGAGGAVDVPLLVDVPGIGSCERCGRPARVRPDRPTVCESCAPTGTGRPPS, encoded by the coding sequence ATGCTGCCCGCACACCCCGGCGAACCCGGTCTCACCCAGACCCGGCCGCCACTCGAACCCGCCCCGGACCCGGACGCGGTGCCGCGTGCCATGCCGCGTCTGGTGCGCCTGGCCGACGTGACCCCGGAGCGCATCACGTGGCTGTGGCCTGGCTACCTCGCCGCCGGCAAGCTCCACGTGATCGACGGCGATCCGGGCACCGGCAAGTCGACCATGACCACCGACCTCGCCGCCCGCATCACCACCGGCAAGCCGTGGCCGGACGGGCAGCCCGGTACCGGCCCGGCCGGCGTGGTGCTGCTGTCGGCCGAGGATGACCCAGCCGACACCATCCGCCCCCGGCTGGACGCGGCCGGGGCGGACCCGGCGCGGGTGGTCGCGCTGACCAGCGTCACCGAGTGGGACGCGCGGGATGCCGGGTGGGTCGATCGGCTGGTGACGCTGCCCGACGACGCCGGGATGGTGGCCGACGCGATCGCCGCCGTCGGTGCTGCCCTGGTGGTGGTCGACCCGCTGATGGCCTACCTGGGCGAGAAGGTCAACGAGTACCAGGACAAGGACGTCCGCCGGGCGCTGACGCCGCTGATCAAGACCGCGGAGAAGACCGGATGCGCGATCGTGCTGGTCCGGCACTTCACCAAGGGCGGCGGGCCGTCGCCGATCTACCGGGGCGGCGGCTCGATCGGCATCATCGGCGCCGCCCGGCTCGGCTACGCCGTGGCCAAAGACCCGCGCGACGAGGGACGGGTGATCGTCGCCCCGACCAAAGCCAACATCGCCGTGATGCCGCCCGCCCTGGCCTACCGCCTGGTCGACGCGCCCGACCACGGATGCGCCCGCATCGAATGGGACGGCACCGTCGACTACACCGCCGCCGACCTGCTGCGGGAGCCGGGCGAGTCGGAGACCGGCCCGGCCCGCAGCAAGGCGGCCGAATGGCTCGTCGGGTTCCTGCGCGAACAGGGCGGGGAGGCGGCTACCGCCGACGTGCAGGCCGGTGCGGAGGCAGCCGGGATCGCCTGGCGCACCGTGCAACGCGCCCGCAAGTCCGCCGGGGTCGACGCCGACCGGTCCGGGTTCGGCGGCGGCGCCGTGTGGCGACTCGCGGCCGACGACACCGGCCGTGCCCTCTCCCGTGGCGCGAATGGCGCGAATGGCATAAGTGCAGGTCACAGCGTTGACGCCGTTGGCGCGAATGGTGGCGCGAACGGTGGCGCGAATGGCGCGGGTGGCGCGGTCGACGTGCCGCTACTGGTCGACGTGCCCGGCATCGGCTCGTGCGAACGATGCGGCCGACCGGCGCGCGTTCGGCCCGACCGTCCCACCGTCTGCGAGTCCTGCGCGCCGACCGGCACGGGCCGCCCACCGAGCTAG
- a CDS encoding GntR family transcriptional regulator, protein MPREPSDKRPPSRRIADDLREQIKNGTYGPGDKLPSERKLAAQYGSARNTAAEAIDILRREGLAVAKHGAGAFVRLKPALLRLGSNRYSRTLRETTGLSPYRAEVTKQGRTPRVACTSIERVDAPEDVAQRLGLNDDDRSVVRRENWYFADDEPVQVGVTFIPWAIADGSVLATSANMGKGSLYARFEDLGHPLTRIREEISARMPTPEEVAGLVIPDGVPVLEVLHTGIDDNGDPFEVTRFVMRADFNALDYNMPIED, encoded by the coding sequence ATGCCCCGGGAACCCAGCGACAAGCGGCCACCGAGCCGCCGCATCGCGGATGACCTGCGAGAACAGATCAAGAACGGCACGTACGGGCCAGGCGACAAGCTCCCGTCTGAGCGCAAGCTCGCTGCGCAGTACGGATCCGCACGCAACACCGCAGCGGAGGCGATCGACATCCTGCGCCGTGAAGGCCTGGCGGTCGCCAAGCACGGCGCGGGCGCGTTCGTTCGGCTCAAGCCCGCCCTACTTCGCCTCGGCTCCAACCGGTACTCACGCACGTTGCGGGAGACGACCGGCCTGTCTCCGTACCGTGCCGAGGTGACGAAACAGGGCCGGACGCCGCGTGTCGCCTGTACGTCGATTGAGCGTGTAGACGCTCCGGAGGATGTCGCGCAGCGACTCGGATTGAACGATGACGACCGGTCGGTTGTACGCCGCGAAAATTGGTATTTTGCGGACGATGAACCGGTGCAAGTTGGGGTCACGTTCATTCCGTGGGCTATCGCTGACGGCTCGGTGCTGGCGACTAGCGCGAACATGGGGAAAGGGAGTCTCTACGCCAGGTTTGAGGACCTCGGCCACCCATTGACGCGGATCCGAGAAGAGATATCGGCGCGAATGCCGACACCGGAGGAAGTCGCTGGGCTGGTTATCCCGGACGGCGTTCCCGTGCTGGAAGTTCTCCACACTGGGATAGACGACAATGGCGACCCATTCGAGGTCACCCGCTTTGTAATGCGCGCCGATTTCAACGCGCTCGACTACAACATGCCGATTGAGGATTGA
- a CDS encoding RNA polymerase sigma factor, which yields MRAHLVEMTDAGLVAAAQDGDRDAVGVLYARHAADLVRYLRSVVRGSYGGASTAEDIAQNTWEELLTGGLAKFADRGSDGPGFGRWLRGMARYQALRHFRRHGKESAVDDTFWQYAEVAAPPLLEPVDRQREAMRERLSTEVADLPPVQRQVATLRLSGLRPMEIIAQTGWSKSKVDSTWHIAQRTLKRRASGGPRRRCTPAQYAVIQKMVAARTGTVAEAA from the coding sequence ATGCGCGCGCACTTGGTGGAGATGACCGACGCGGGGTTGGTGGCGGCGGCGCAGGACGGTGACCGGGACGCGGTGGGCGTGCTGTACGCGCGGCACGCGGCCGATCTGGTGCGTTACCTGCGGTCGGTGGTGCGCGGCAGCTACGGCGGCGCGAGCACGGCCGAGGACATCGCACAGAACACCTGGGAAGAACTGCTGACCGGCGGCCTGGCCAAGTTCGCCGACCGCGGGTCGGACGGGCCGGGGTTCGGGCGGTGGCTGCGGGGGATGGCGCGGTATCAGGCGTTGCGGCACTTCCGGCGGCACGGCAAGGAGAGCGCCGTCGACGACACGTTCTGGCAGTACGCGGAGGTGGCCGCGCCGCCGCTGCTGGAGCCGGTCGACCGGCAGCGTGAGGCGATGCGCGAGCGGCTGAGCACCGAGGTTGCCGACCTGCCACCGGTACAGCGGCAGGTGGCCACGCTGCGGCTGTCCGGGCTGCGTCCGATGGAGATCATCGCGCAGACCGGGTGGTCGAAGTCGAAGGTCGACTCGACCTGGCACATCGCGCAGCGCACGTTGAAGCGCCGCGCGTCCGGCGGCCCGCGTCGCCGGTGCACGCCGGCGCAGTACGCGGTGATTCAGAAGATGGTCGCCGCCCGCACCGGCACCGTGGCCGAGGCGGCGTGA
- a CDS encoding VOC family protein, which translates to MQISRQVVVFDAPDLTAESDFWAGVMKGVVDKEDDWHMVIVDGKARIGVQLAPDHVRPQWPGGPERQQIHLDLYVDDLTAAQNEVTALGATLLQAADDPEAKGSFQVYADPAGHPFCLCLLRP; encoded by the coding sequence ATGCAGATCAGTCGGCAAGTCGTCGTGTTCGACGCGCCGGACCTCACCGCCGAGAGTGATTTCTGGGCCGGCGTCATGAAGGGCGTCGTTGACAAGGAAGACGACTGGCACATGGTGATCGTGGACGGCAAGGCGCGCATCGGCGTGCAACTGGCGCCCGACCACGTCCGGCCCCAGTGGCCGGGAGGTCCGGAGCGGCAGCAGATTCACCTCGATCTGTACGTCGACGATCTCACCGCAGCGCAAAACGAGGTCACCGCGCTCGGCGCCACGTTGCTGCAAGCGGCTGATGATCCCGAGGCGAAGGGGAGCTTCCAGGTCTACGCGGATCCGGCCGGGCACCCCTTCTGCCTCTGTCTCCTCCGACCCTGA
- a CDS encoding winged helix-turn-helix transcriptional regulator produces MSAPLFEVTPETTVRLRVELPLTADEMAAALYYEPQLVADDLVHDQDVRDALVLAVATEGLVAIRQRVSQLHDDIATGTVDAGWLAVCRRRLADVFAARPAGRPMQETRRAIARRVAAQPGITPKRLADALGISHEAVRSACARMAAAGQVSRDAAGRYFPATVRPAHAVLGVA; encoded by the coding sequence ATGAGCGCCCCGCTGTTCGAGGTCACGCCGGAAACGACCGTGCGGCTTCGTGTCGAGTTGCCGTTGACCGCCGACGAGATGGCCGCCGCGCTGTACTACGAGCCCCAGCTTGTGGCCGACGACCTGGTGCACGACCAGGACGTGCGCGACGCCCTGGTGCTGGCGGTGGCCACCGAAGGTTTGGTGGCGATCCGGCAGCGCGTTTCGCAGCTGCACGACGACATCGCCACGGGCACGGTCGACGCCGGGTGGCTGGCGGTCTGCCGGCGCCGCCTGGCCGACGTGTTCGCCGCCCGCCCGGCCGGTCGGCCGATGCAGGAGACGCGGCGGGCGATCGCGCGGCGGGTGGCCGCGCAGCCGGGTATCACGCCGAAGCGGCTGGCCGACGCGTTGGGCATCTCGCACGAGGCGGTGCGCAGTGCGTGCGCGCGAATGGCTGCCGCTGGGCAGGTGTCGCGGGACGCGGCTGGCCGGTACTTCCCGGCGACCGTGCGTCCGGCTCACGCCGTGCTGGGGGTGGCGTGA
- a CDS encoding amidase, producing MDWNCATAEELVTAMRAGDVTSVELTDGAIARIEQDDKAINAICVPDFDRARDAARRADEARSRGEDRPLLGVPVTVKESYNIAGLPTTWGMPQYRDFVPAEDAVQVARIRAAGAVVLGKTNVPLGLQDLQTFNEIYGTTNNPWEHARTPGGSSGGSAAALAAGFGALSLGSDIGGSLRTPAHFCGVYAHKPTLGLVASRGMVAPPAPALPVELDLAVVGPMARTARDLTLLLDVMAGPDPLTSGMAYQLALPPARRERLSDFRVLVLDEHPLLATGSAVRAGVRRVADALADGGARVERHSPLLPDLADAATLYTQLLFSGTAARFPVDAYEQLQARAAGLPADDRSLDAARLRAMVFSHRDWLEADNRRELHRHGWRQLFAEFDAVVCPITPTPAFPHDQNPDLLGRRIDIDGVEYPFFDQLVWAGLATMPGLPATAVPAGLSADGLPVGVQLIGPMFADRTPLRLAELLEREIGGFRQPPGPALLGPLS from the coding sequence ATGGACTGGAACTGTGCGACGGCCGAAGAACTCGTGACCGCGATGCGGGCCGGTGACGTGACCTCGGTGGAGCTGACCGATGGGGCGATCGCCCGGATCGAGCAGGACGACAAGGCGATCAACGCGATCTGCGTACCGGACTTCGACCGGGCGCGGGACGCCGCCCGCCGGGCCGACGAGGCGCGCAGCCGCGGCGAGGACCGGCCGCTGCTCGGTGTCCCGGTGACGGTCAAGGAGTCCTACAACATCGCCGGGCTGCCCACGACCTGGGGCATGCCGCAGTACCGGGACTTCGTGCCGGCCGAGGACGCGGTCCAGGTGGCGCGGATCCGGGCCGCCGGCGCGGTGGTACTCGGCAAGACGAACGTGCCCCTGGGGCTGCAGGATCTGCAGACCTTCAACGAGATCTACGGCACCACCAACAACCCGTGGGAGCACGCCCGTACGCCCGGCGGGTCCTCCGGCGGATCGGCGGCGGCCCTTGCGGCCGGGTTCGGCGCGCTGTCGCTCGGCTCCGACATCGGCGGTTCGCTGCGCACGCCCGCGCACTTCTGCGGCGTCTACGCGCACAAGCCGACGCTCGGGTTGGTGGCGTCCCGCGGCATGGTCGCGCCGCCCGCGCCGGCACTGCCGGTCGAGCTCGACCTCGCCGTGGTCGGCCCGATGGCGCGCACCGCCCGCGACCTGACCCTGCTGCTCGACGTCATGGCCGGGCCGGACCCCCTCACCTCGGGCATGGCGTACCAGTTGGCCCTGCCGCCGGCGCGCCGCGAGCGGCTGAGCGACTTCCGGGTCCTGGTCCTCGACGAGCATCCGTTGCTGGCAACCGGATCCGCGGTACGGGCGGGCGTGCGCCGGGTGGCCGACGCGCTCGCCGACGGCGGCGCCCGGGTCGAACGGCACAGCCCGCTGCTGCCCGACCTGGCCGACGCCGCGACGCTCTACACCCAGCTGCTGTTCTCCGGCACCGCCGCGCGCTTCCCCGTCGACGCGTACGAGCAGTTGCAGGCCCGCGCCGCCGGACTGCCCGCGGACGACCGGAGCCTCGACGCCGCGCGGCTGCGCGCGATGGTGTTCAGCCACCGCGACTGGCTCGAGGCGGACAACCGGCGCGAGCTGCACCGGCACGGCTGGCGGCAGCTGTTCGCCGAGTTCGACGCCGTGGTGTGCCCGATCACGCCGACTCCCGCGTTCCCGCACGATCAGAACCCGGACCTGCTGGGACGCCGGATCGACATCGACGGCGTCGAGTACCCGTTCTTCGACCAGCTGGTCTGGGCCGGTCTGGCCACCATGCCCGGCCTGCCCGCCACCGCCGTACCGGCCGGCCTGTCCGCCGACGGCCTGCCGGTGGGCGTGCAGCTCATCGGCCCGATGTTCGCCGACCGCACCCCGCTCCGGCTGGCCGAACTGCTGGAGCGGGAGATCGGCGGCTTCCGCCAGCCCCCGGGCCCCGCACTCCTCGGCCCGCTATCCTGA
- a CDS encoding helix-turn-helix domain-containing protein: MQDQRSDELATGTVPAVRPYRVKQVAELLDVHPATVYRAIESGRLAALRVGAGRGGLRITRQAFEAFLAAIATSVEGEVA; this comes from the coding sequence ATGCAGGACCAGCGTAGCGACGAACTGGCCACCGGCACCGTTCCCGCCGTGCGGCCGTACCGCGTGAAGCAGGTTGCCGAGCTGCTGGATGTGCACCCGGCGACGGTGTATCGGGCGATTGAGTCGGGCCGCCTGGCGGCGCTGCGGGTCGGCGCGGGCCGGGGCGGGTTGCGGATCACCCGGCAGGCGTTCGAGGCGTTCCTCGCCGCGATCGCTACCAGCGTCGAGGGTGAGGTGGCCTGA
- a CDS encoding TetR/AcrR family transcriptional regulator codes for MGSTHVARAEQRRRTQGRIVAAARRLFAEHGYDRTTIRAIAAEAKTDPGLVMRYFESKEKLFARVAVVDQHEPIAGTPEQIAELLLASLGAKVAAEPVAALAAIRSMFTHPEAAREVRAAMLAEQRQAAETMDEEDAALRTGLIGALTLGTVIGRYLLGLDGLRDAPPDRIVALLRQSFHSIVHGDPEPDPAGQRSR; via the coding sequence ATGGGTTCCACACACGTCGCCAGAGCTGAGCAACGTCGTCGCACCCAGGGCCGGATCGTGGCGGCGGCCCGAAGGTTGTTCGCCGAGCACGGCTATGACCGAACGACGATTCGCGCGATCGCGGCCGAGGCCAAGACCGATCCCGGCCTGGTCATGAGGTACTTCGAGTCGAAGGAGAAGCTCTTCGCCCGAGTCGCCGTGGTCGACCAGCACGAACCCATAGCCGGAACCCCTGAGCAGATCGCTGAACTGCTGCTGGCGTCGCTGGGTGCGAAGGTCGCCGCGGAGCCGGTCGCCGCGCTGGCGGCCATTCGGTCCATGTTCACCCATCCCGAAGCCGCCAGGGAGGTGCGCGCGGCGATGCTCGCCGAGCAGCGCCAAGCCGCCGAGACGATGGACGAGGAGGACGCTGCCCTGCGGACGGGGCTGATCGGCGCGTTGACGTTGGGGACCGTCATCGGGCGGTACCTGCTGGGCCTGGATGGGCTGCGGGACGCGCCGCCGGACCGGATCGTCGCCTTGCTACGCCAGTCGTTCCACTCGATCGTTCATGGCGATCCGGAGCCCGATCCGGCTGGACAGCGGTCCCGGTAG